The Flavobacterium psychrotrophum region TCTGATGGGGTTAATCCAAGGCCTAAACCAAATTGCTCAAAATGTTTCCTGCTAAATTTTCTTTTTTTGCACTTAACGTTTGGGCGAGTTCCTCATTGTGTCCGGGTTTACAATAGCGACGTTAAGCAGGTCATAAGCAGGTGCAAGTGAAGGTAGTATCTTAACTCTCAATCGCCGCCGCGCTTAAGCCTAAGTTACGTTTTTTAATTAAAATCAAGTAGCAGAAGAACTGGAAAACGTATTTTTTTGTCGCAAATACGTACTAAGATTGCGACAGGATTAAGTCTAATTTAAAGACGTAAATAACTAAAAAAAACAATATAGAAAAGATAAAACTCCCTTTAGTTTTACCGGCCTTAAAGGAAGAGATTTTAGTCCTACAATAACACGACAGACTGTAGCTCGCACAAAGGTATTCGTGCCATCTAACAATCACAATCTACGTAAAAAAATAAATGGATAGCTTTTTTATTATGCCTCACTGTGCAGGTAAATTCGCGATAGCTTTACCGTCCATACTGGCTTGGACTAGACTTGCAATGAAGAGTGTTAATGGCTCTATATTTTGCCCAACGCTTGCATGCTCTAACGCCTGCATATATTCTTCCCGACGTTCTACAGGTATTACAGTCCAAGGGTACCCGCCTGAGGCAAGCATTGCATTCATAATAAATCTGCCCATACGGCCGTTACCATCCATGTAGGGATGGATAAATACAAAAATGAAATGCCCCAAAACCGATCTGACGGAAGCTTCCTGCTCCTGTTCAAGTAATTCAAAGAGTACCGGCATAGCATCACGCATAGAGTCCACGCTTAATGGCACATGTTGTGAATTGCCAATATATACCTGATGCCTGCGGTAACCTGCGAGGTCTGAAGCTTTTAGCAGCCCTACCGCGACGCTTGGGTCAAAAAGCTCCCTGTACCATTTTGAATGGTCCATATCTACCTGAGCACCAGGATTTGCACCTTGCATTATTGCCATTATGCTTTCCTTGACACTTAAAAATGCCTGATAGTATCCTCTCGCAGCCATGGCATCGCGTTGCTGGCGGTCTTCCTTGTTTTTTTCAAAATCCCATTCACCACTACTCACTTTAGCAATAAGCTCCGGTGTTACCGTATAGCGTTCAATGGATAGTGAATGGTAAGCATCAGTTACGTATATCTCATCTACATCATTAAGATAAGCGTCTGCATCTTTGGGCAGGCCTGGCTGTGCGGGAAATCTTAAAAGGATTACATCACGCATCTGCTGCCACATTAATCGGATTCGGTTGGCATAGGCAGACCTTTCCCTTGGCGGAAGGTTCAGCGTCAATTTCACTTCAAAGGGGTCGTCTTCCCTTATGATAAAATCGGCCTGCCTAAAGGTCTCTACAACTTGATCTGCAATCCGATCGCGCTCGATGTTCCTAAAGGCAGCAGCGAGCCGTCCGGCATAAGTAGTATGTCCATTTTCCAATAGTAGTGGCAATACTTCCGAAGCATCACGGATCATGGAAAGTGCGGTACGCGCATCGATAGGATTATGCGTATAAAAACTCGATGAACAATAAATAAGGGCTGTAGGCAAATCATAAATACGAATGCCTTTTTCTACTATAATATGCTCGGGATCCGGAAGGTTCCCCTTTAGATTAATAATAGATGTACCATGGACCAACTGTGTAGGATTATTATTTGCCTGGGGCGAACGAATGATCAACTGCTTAGGTACTGCGTTGTTACCCGCATGCAAAAGTAGTGAATGATCAGGGGACAGGCTCCAATTGTCCCCGTAACGATGGCCTAAAAATTTAGCAATAAAATCCCAATAAGATGTGTACCATGAAGTAGTTTCACCTTTCTTTTCATCGGGATTTGAAGGAATATACCACCCTTTAAGTACTTCTTTTATAAATCCATGCTTTTGCAATAGTTCCCTGTACCGCCTGTTAGGTATTTCATCAGTATATATCCCTACGGCACCTTCTTGCTGTAAGCTGTGCAGGAACTGCAATGCCTCTGCTAATTTTTCATTTCGTATTGCCATAGCATTGTTGGTTTTATGTATTACCAAGAGTTATCATAGCATCGTATATAATTATCATTATTATATGCTACTGTAGCATCTCTATTATATTCTGCTGTAATATTTCTATTAAATTCCGTTGTAGTATTTCTATTAAATTCTGCTGTAGCAAATTTATTAAATTCTGTTGTAGTATTTCTATTAAATCATGCTTTATTATTTTACTTTCATTCAAATTCATCATTTTGATCGCTGCTTTTTCATTATCATTATTAACATTACAGACAAAAAATACATATATTTGGAATGAATTATTGTATGTAATAAGTCGTTAAATAAGCCTTGGCAAAAGGTAGATAAAGGCTGTTTCGCTATGGTATGGTACTTGGATTACAAGAAATCAAAAAACACCAAACAAAACACTTGAAAATCAGCACTTTAAAAACACTTACTAGAGTAGTTTGCCGGACTCTCGCCTTTCGTGGCACTTTTATTATGGAGGTTGAAATAGCCAGGTTTTACTGGGTTTTTAGAGATAAGTTCGAATCCCATCGTGTCACATAAAAACCTTCTAGAACATTAACTACAAATGTTTTAGAAGGTTTTTAAATTTAATTCTCCCAATCATTTCCCTACAATAGTTTTTCATATCATTCCTGAATCTTTTGTATTTTACTTCTAAGCCTTATAAAGCCATAAAATAAGGTTGATTTTATTACAATTAGCAATAGCGGCTGATTTAGCGATAGTTGAAAAAATATTGACCGTAGTAGATGTTTATGCTTTTACAACAGGCAGATCAGAACCTGAATATAGGAAAGCCATAAAATAATTTAGTGTAATAGGACTTCAATACAGTAAGATATTTAAAACCTGCTAAATCAGCACCAGGCTTTGTATGCAAAAAAACCGCCTCAAAAACTGAGACGGTTCTTCATTTTCCTAACTAAACTTAATGTACAATAGAAAACTATAAAATTATTTAATTGCCATATACCCTGATATAATCTATCACATATTCCTGCGGAAAGATGCTGTTATCAACCTCCATTCCTCCAAAATAGCCACCTACAGCACAATTAAGAATAAAATAAAACGGTTGGTTAAACGGCCATACTTCAGCCGATTTACTGTCAGATGCGAAACTGTGAATTTCAACCTCATCTACATAAAACGTAATCTTATCTTTAGTCCAGTTTGTGGCAAACGTATGAAAACCTTCCTCCAGGCCTTTAAATTCCTGTTTTCTTCCGTTAGCATGCTCACCATGCGTTTCTTTAGTATGTAGCGTAGCATAAGCCATATGCGGTTCGCGCCCCACATATTCCATAATATCAATTTCTCCAGACAGAGGCCATCCTACCTTGTCAATATTTCCGCCAAGCATCCAGAATGCAGGCCATATACCTTTGCCGGCAGGAATCTTTACACGTGCCTCCATATAGCCATATTTAAACTCCTTCTTGCCTTTAGTAGTTATTCTGGTACTTGTATAGCCATCGCCTTCTTTTTTAGCTGTAATGGTTAAAAATCCGTTCTCTACTTTGTGGTTGCTTTTGGTATACGTTTGTTTCTCGGCATTACCAAAACCGCAATTGTCAGGACAACCATTGCCCAGTTCAAAGTTCCACACTTTTTCATCCAGAGCCTTACCGTTAAAATTCTCTTCCCATATAAGCTTCCCTTTTTTAACCTGTGCTGAGCATACCAGGCCTGTAAGTAAAAGTATTGCAGATAGTTTTTTCATAAATTTAAATTAATTGGTATATGTAAATGATGCTTCCATAGTGGTGTTAGAATCGCCTCCTATCCAGAGTTTAAAGTCACCCGGTTCAGCTTCAAACTTTTTATTAGCAGTATAAAATTCTATAAGCTTTTCATCTATTGTAAAGGTAACGGTTTTTGATTGTCCTGCCCTAATGGCTGTAAGTTCAAAACCTTTTAGTTCTCTTACAGGACGGGTTACAGAAGCTACAAGATCTTGCAGGTATAACTGAACCACTTCTTTACCTTCTACACCACTAATGTTTTTTACATCTACAGACACTGTTATCTTTCCATCTTTAGAGAAACTATTACTGCTCATTTTCAGGTTGCTGTATTCAAATTTAGAATAGCTAAGCCCATAGCCAAAAGGATATAGGGGAGCATTATCTATATCAATGTAATGAGACCAGAACACGCTTTCTGTAGGCTGCCCATTACCGGGACGTCCGGTGCTTTTATGATTATAATAAAGCGGAACCTGACCTATGCTTTTCGGGAAACTCATAGGCAACTTTCCGCTTGGGTTATAATCGCCATACAAAACTTGTGCAATGGCATTACCAGCCTCTGTACCCAGTTGCCAGCCTTCTAGAATAGCAGGTATATTTTTAGCAGCCCATGGTATGGTAAGCGGGCGCCCGTTGTTAAGAACCAAAACAATATTTGGGTTCGCTTTATAAACCGTTTCCAGTAGTTCTTGCTGTACACCCGGCAAGCTTAGGTCAGCACGGCTACGGCCTTCGCCGGTTTGCAGGCCGTGTTCTCCCAGTACCATTATTATAACATCGGCACTTTTAGCTGCTGTAACAGCCTCTGCAAAGCCACTTTTATCGGTCATATTAATATGGGTCTCACTGCCAAAGGCAATAGTACCCACGGCAACATCTGCCCCTTTAGCATATGTCAGCGTATTACCGGTATATTTTTTTAGACCTTCGAGTACCGACACCGCAGTACCATCAGCAGCAGCTATACGCCAACTACCTAAAGGACTTGTCTTGTCATTTGCCAGAGCACCAATAACTGCTATTTTTTGCCCATCCTTTTTTAGAGGCAGAAGATTTTTTTCATTTTTGAGTAATACAATCGACTTTTTAGCCACATCGAGTACACCATCATGAAACTCTTTTTTTCCAATAGTTTGTTGTTCGCGGGCTTCATTGCAATATTTATATGGATCATCAAAAAGTCCCATCATAAATTTAACGCGCAGTATGCGACGCACTGCATCATTTACATTTGCCTCGCTAACTTTTCCTTCCCGCACTAAAGCGGCCAGGTGCGTTACAAAACCATAAGATTCCATATCCATGTCAGAACCCGCATTGGCTGCTTTCATGGCTGCTTCTTTCATGTCTTTAGCGTAGCCGTGCGAAATCATTTCGCCCATGCTTCCCCAGTCTGAAACTACAAAGCCCTTAAAATTCCATTTATCTTTCAGTATATCGCGCTGCAGGTAAGCATTTCCCGTTGCCGGAATACCTTCAAGCTCGTTAAAAGAATTCATAAAAGTAAGCGCCCCTGCCTCTGAGGCAGCTTTAAAAGGGGGTAATATTATATTGTGAAGCGTATTATCGCTTATATCTACCGTGTTATAATCTCTGCCGGCTTCGGCAAAGGAGTAGCCTGCAAAGTGTTTTACGCATGCAGCAACGCTAAACTCGCCCAGGTTGCCCTGAAATCCTTTTACACGTGCTTCTGCAATGCGGCTGTTAAGGTAAGGATCTTCACCTGCACCTTCCATTACACGACCCCAACGGGCATCGCGGCTTACATCTACCATAGGGGCAAATGTCCAGTTAAGGCCACTGGCGGCTGCTTCTGCAGCGGCTATCTCGGCAGAGTGCTGCATCGCCTCTAAATCCCAGCTTGCGGCTTCGGCAAGCGGAATGGGGCTAATTGTTTTGTAACCATGTATTACATCAAACCCAAAAATAAGAGGTATGTGCAAACGTGTTTCTTCTACCGCAATTTTTTGTAATGCCCTTACATCTTTAACGCCTTTAACGTTAAGCATAGAACCTACCCATCCTTTTTTAAGGTGGTCATATTTTAAGGCTGCCGCACCATCTTTTGGGGCGGGGCCTGTAACTTCCCAAAAACCATTATACTGATTCATCTGGCCTGCTTTTTCCTCAAGGGTCATTAGTGCCAGTACAGAATCTACTTTGCGATCTATGGGTAATTTTTCTTCTTTGGCTGAGGAAATGCCTGTGTTTTTTGTACCGCCGCAGCTTAGTGCTATGGCTAGCGGTGCGATAAAAAGGTAATGGGGAAATTTGTATTTCATCAGTTTTTCGGATGTGTTGTAAATGGCCCGATAGATTCGGAGGTTAGCCTATGCTAACCTCCGATGCTACCCGGGTAATCTGAATTTTGGATAGATGTTTGCAGAACTGCTATTGATATACACGAACGTAATCTACTTCCATGCTGCTTTGGGTAAATGCAGGATCTACATTACCCCCCATATTGCCACCTACAGCTACGTTAAATATCAGGAAGAAGTTCCAGTTAAAATAAGGGTGCGCTGCAGAATTTGCAAATTGTTTTATAAGTACAGGAGCAGAAGTCTCAGTATCTTTTACATAGAATTTCATTACAGAATCGCTCCAAACAAGTTCATATATTTTAAAACCGTCAGATACGCCAGCTATTGTTTTAGAACTTGTATCTGCCTGCCCTCCGGAGTGGCCAGGGTAATGCAATGTACTGTGTACTAAATCCTGTTGATTACCTACATGTTCCATAATATCTATTTCGCCACAGGCAGGCCATGAATTAGTCTGGTAATTACTGCCCAGCATCCAAAGTGCCGGCCATGTGCCACCACCTGTAGGCAGCTTGGCTTTTATAGATACACGACCATACTTAAAGTCGTACTTATTATGAGTATTCATACGCGAAGAAGTGTACTGGTACCCTTGGTATGTTTCTTTTTTAGCTGTAATTTTTAATGTCCCGTCAGATACTACAGCATTTTCTGCACGGTAGTATTCAAGCTCGTTATTACCCCAGCCGTTATTATTACCGCTTTCCATACTCCATTTTGTAGTATCAGGAGCACCCGGAGTATCAAACTCATCTGCCCACATAAGGTTAGTATACACAGGATCTGGCGTACCGTTAGGATCTTCGGTTGTTAAAATATGGTACCATGCAAGCCCTGGGTTATTACCCTGAACGGCACGCACTACCATGCGATTATCTGTAAGTTCAAGTATCTCATACGTACTCGTACCTATGTAATAGCCCATAAAACCATTGCCCGTAATGTTTAGTTGCGTACCTGTTGAAAACGCATCAGGCACATAAGACTGTGCAGGCTCAAGAAGCACTGTTTTTTGACCTGCTGTATTGTAAGGCAAACAGGTATCATCTGTTTGTGTACCGCCACCTACACTAGTGTAGCCACCATTAAAGAAAGTAGAACCGCCATTATCAAGACTTAACTTAAGCAGGTTACCATCTTTAGTAAACGTAAGTTTGTTGTTGTAAAGACAGCTACTAGATTCTGATCCTGCTTTTTCAAACGGAGCAGCCATATACCAGTCAGCATAATAGTTATTTCCGGTTTCGGTATTAGGGCCTACACCAAGGTGTCCCTTTTCTGCTGCTGACCAGTACCATACTTTACTAGTGCCGCCCGTAAGCTTAGCTACAGTTACAGGATCTTCAAAAAGACTTAACACGTCTACTACAGTAATCATCCCTGTCGTAGAAACACCACCCCTTCCGTAAGCAATTACAGTAACATCATACGAGTTGATGCCGGTAGTTGTAAAGCGCTTGGTATATGATCCGGTAGGTGAAGTAGTGCTTGTACCGTCAGGATATATAAATTTATAGGTTATAGCGTTGTCTGCATGGGCTGTAAGCGCCACGTTTCCTGTGCCATCGCCGTTAGGATTGTCTGCTGTTTTACCGGCAATGGTATAGCCCAGCTCTAAATTAGTAGGTGCTGTTAAAGACCCAAAACTGTTATCATCGTCCTGGCACCCCGCTACCAGCAGCAGCATAAATGCCACCAATAGTGTTCCTAAATTCTTAATTTTCTCTTTCATTTTTTAGTTTGCTTGTTTTACATCATCAAAGTAGTAGCTTTCACCTGTTCCTCTTATATCGAAGTTAAAGAACAGTACCATTTGCTGATAATTTTTAGACGAATCTATTCCGGTAAAATCAAAAGTTATTTCCTCCCATTGGTTAGCAACAGTTGTTGTAGTTCTTTTTTCAATATCATCACCTGCTACGTGCGGGTTCATGTTTTCGAACTTCATAAGCACAGTAATACCCGCCGCAGGAGACCAAACTTTCATTTTTACCTTTTTCATTACAGTAAAGTCTATAGGTGCATCAAACGGTATAGCTATACCTGCCCACGTTTCAGAATTGGCATTTTTAACAAACTTACCTACCTGAGATGATGTATTAATACCAGTAGCATTAGGGTTTGCAACTTTAGATCCTATTGCTCCCCCAAAGTTATTCCAGGTAAGATTTAGAGTTTGCTCAAAGGTAAGTGGCATACCTATGGCAACACCTGATGATGCCTGTACGATGTCATCAAAATAGTACGTATCTCCCGTACCTGCATTAGCTGCATTAAAGAATAGCACCATTTTAGAATAGCTGGCAGTAGCGCCTGTAAAGTCGTAAACTAATTCTTCCCACTGGTTTGCTACGGTAGTATTTACAATATGCTCTGCACTGGTATTAGGGTCTGTAAGGTTTTCAAGCTTTAATAATACAGGAACACCTGCCGCCGGCGACCATACTTTTATCCTGAAGAAATGCTGTGCCATATCAATAGGAGCATCAAGGGTTAGGTAACCGCCTGTCCAGGTTTGTCCTGCCGCCGGTATCATGCTGCCTACTCTTGCACTGCTGTTTATGCCTCCTGCCGCAGGGTTATTTACCACACTTGCTACTGCACCGCCAAAGGTGGTAAAGTTGTAACTAAGGTTAGCGCTTTCAAAATCTATAGGCAGGTTAAGCGGATTTGAAATGGTAACCTCCTGTGTGTATGTAGCGTTTGCCGCACCACCACTATAGGCTATAACTGTAACTGTGTATGTACCAATACCAGCATAGGTGTAAGGTATGGTATCGCCCTCGTTAAACTCTATGGGTTCTGCAGCGGCATTTTCACCAAACCATACCTTAAAGTAAGTTTCAAGGTCAGCTGTAGCGCTTACTGTTATTTTTAGCGGACTGCCTACTACGTTTGTAATAGTTACAGCCAGGTTCTCTGGCGCTACGAAAGACA contains the following coding sequences:
- a CDS encoding Fic family protein; the protein is MAIRNEKLAEALQFLHSLQQEGAVGIYTDEIPNRRYRELLQKHGFIKEVLKGWYIPSNPDEKKGETTSWYTSYWDFIAKFLGHRYGDNWSLSPDHSLLLHAGNNAVPKQLIIRSPQANNNPTQLVHGTSIINLKGNLPDPEHIIVEKGIRIYDLPTALIYCSSSFYTHNPIDARTALSMIRDASEVLPLLLENGHTTYAGRLAAAFRNIERDRIADQVVETFRQADFIIREDDPFEVKLTLNLPPRERSAYANRIRLMWQQMRDVILLRFPAQPGLPKDADAYLNDVDEIYVTDAYHSLSIERYTVTPELIAKVSSGEWDFEKNKEDRQQRDAMAARGYYQAFLSVKESIMAIMQGANPGAQVDMDHSKWYRELFDPSVAVGLLKASDLAGYRRHQVYIGNSQHVPLSVDSMRDAMPVLFELLEQEQEASVRSVLGHFIFVFIHPYMDGNGRMGRFIMNAMLASGGYPWTVIPVERREEYMQALEHASVGQNIEPLTLFIASLVQASMDGKAIANLPAQ
- a CDS encoding glycoside hydrolase family 16 protein, encoding MKKLSAILLLTGLVCSAQVKKGKLIWEENFNGKALDEKVWNFELGNGCPDNCGFGNAEKQTYTKSNHKVENGFLTITAKKEGDGYTSTRITTKGKKEFKYGYMEARVKIPAGKGIWPAFWMLGGNIDKVGWPLSGEIDIMEYVGREPHMAYATLHTKETHGEHANGRKQEFKGLEEGFHTFATNWTKDKITFYVDEVEIHSFASDSKSAEVWPFNQPFYFILNCAVGGYFGGMEVDNSIFPQEYVIDYIRVYGN
- the bglX gene encoding beta-glucosidase BglX codes for the protein MKYKFPHYLFIAPLAIALSCGGTKNTGISSAKEEKLPIDRKVDSVLALMTLEEKAGQMNQYNGFWEVTGPAPKDGAAALKYDHLKKGWVGSMLNVKGVKDVRALQKIAVEETRLHIPLIFGFDVIHGYKTISPIPLAEAASWDLEAMQHSAEIAAAEAAASGLNWTFAPMVDVSRDARWGRVMEGAGEDPYLNSRIAEARVKGFQGNLGEFSVAACVKHFAGYSFAEAGRDYNTVDISDNTLHNIILPPFKAASEAGALTFMNSFNELEGIPATGNAYLQRDILKDKWNFKGFVVSDWGSMGEMISHGYAKDMKEAAMKAANAGSDMDMESYGFVTHLAALVREGKVSEANVNDAVRRILRVKFMMGLFDDPYKYCNEAREQQTIGKKEFHDGVLDVAKKSIVLLKNEKNLLPLKKDGQKIAVIGALANDKTSPLGSWRIAAADGTAVSVLEGLKKYTGNTLTYAKGADVAVGTIAFGSETHINMTDKSGFAEAVTAAKSADVIIMVLGEHGLQTGEGRSRADLSLPGVQQELLETVYKANPNIVLVLNNGRPLTIPWAAKNIPAILEGWQLGTEAGNAIAQVLYGDYNPSGKLPMSFPKSIGQVPLYYNHKSTGRPGNGQPTESVFWSHYIDIDNAPLYPFGYGLSYSKFEYSNLKMSSNSFSKDGKITVSVDVKNISGVEGKEVVQLYLQDLVASVTRPVRELKGFELTAIRAGQSKTVTFTIDEKLIEFYTANKKFEAEPGDFKLWIGGDSNTTMEASFTYTN
- a CDS encoding family 16 glycosylhydrolase, with the protein product MKEKIKNLGTLLVAFMLLLVAGCQDDDNSFGSLTAPTNLELGYTIAGKTADNPNGDGTGNVALTAHADNAITYKFIYPDGTSTTSPTGSYTKRFTTTGINSYDVTVIAYGRGGVSTTGMITVVDVLSLFEDPVTVAKLTGGTSKVWYWSAAEKGHLGVGPNTETGNNYYADWYMAAPFEKAGSESSSCLYNNKLTFTKDGNLLKLSLDNGGSTFFNGGYTSVGGGTQTDDTCLPYNTAGQKTVLLEPAQSYVPDAFSTGTQLNITGNGFMGYYIGTSTYEILELTDNRMVVRAVQGNNPGLAWYHILTTEDPNGTPDPVYTNLMWADEFDTPGAPDTTKWSMESGNNNGWGNNELEYYRAENAVVSDGTLKITAKKETYQGYQYTSSRMNTHNKYDFKYGRVSIKAKLPTGGGTWPALWMLGSNYQTNSWPACGEIDIMEHVGNQQDLVHSTLHYPGHSGGQADTSSKTIAGVSDGFKIYELVWSDSVMKFYVKDTETSAPVLIKQFANSAAHPYFNWNFFLIFNVAVGGNMGGNVDPAFTQSSMEVDYVRVYQ